A single genomic interval of Halorubrum aethiopicum harbors:
- a CDS encoding ArsR/SmtB family transcription factor translates to MDSAVLLDLLGNENRRRILRLLAEKPCYVTEISEYLGVSPKAVIDHLRKLEEAGLIESTTDDQRRKYFRITRSLRLEVSVSPYGFGAKSAYPASNSLDMSGRCPHLSIEAPDGDELGDEIADLAAEYGRLRELDRELSVAKRWVHGRVEDALAEIDERLGTEADSRFYAAVLAALAETDGSVEAVVDEVGAPEDAVVDALWRLADVGVVTRDGERFRIR, encoded by the coding sequence GGTACTGCTCGATCTCCTCGGAAACGAGAACCGGCGACGCATCCTCCGGCTGCTCGCCGAGAAACCCTGTTACGTCACGGAGATCTCGGAGTACCTCGGCGTGAGCCCGAAGGCCGTCATCGACCACCTCCGCAAGCTCGAGGAGGCCGGGCTGATCGAGTCGACGACGGACGACCAGCGGCGGAAGTACTTCCGGATCACCCGGAGCCTGCGGCTCGAGGTGAGCGTCTCCCCGTACGGGTTCGGCGCGAAGAGCGCGTATCCCGCCAGCAACAGCCTCGACATGTCCGGACGCTGTCCGCACCTCTCGATCGAGGCCCCCGACGGGGACGAGCTCGGCGACGAGATCGCGGACCTCGCCGCCGAGTACGGGCGGCTCCGCGAACTCGATCGGGAGCTGTCGGTGGCCAAGCGGTGGGTCCACGGCCGGGTCGAGGACGCGCTCGCGGAGATCGACGAGCGGCTCGGCACCGAGGCGGACAGCCGGTTCTACGCCGCGGTGCTCGCCGCGCTGGCCGAGACCGACGGCTCCGTCGAGGCGGTCGTCGACGAGGTCGGCGCGCCCGAGGACGCCGTCGTCGACGCCCTCTGGCGGCTCGCCGACGTCGGCGTCGTCACCCGCGACGGCGAGCGGTTCCGGATCCGGTGA